GCCTTGTGGCTGCCGATCCTTTTGGACACGTCGTAGTGGGCGATATTGAAGCTTCCGCCGCAACCGCAGCAGGTACCGGCTTCCGCCATTTCCTTGAAGTCGCATCCTGCAGCCTGGATGATGGTCCTGGGCTGCGAGGTGACGCCGAGGGAGTTTTTAAGGTGGCACGGGTCGTGGTAGGTAACGCCTCGGCCTCCCTTGATTTCCTTGGATTCTACTCCGAGAATATCCACCAGGAATTGGCTGATGTCCAGAGTCTTCTTTTCCAATTGTGCAAGGTCGTATTTCAGAGCGGAGTTGCCTTTATACATATGGGGCCACAATTCTTTGATGGTGGCTGTGCATGTTGCGCACCCAGTGACGAGGTAGTCGAATTCACCTGACTGGAGACGTTTCATGTTGAGACCTACCAGAGTATCAAAGGTGTCGGTGTCGCCGCTGGAAAGGGCCGGGATGCCGCAGCAGGCCTGGCCGGAAGGCATGAACACACCGACGCCGTGGTGGTCGAGTACTTTGAGAATGGCTTCACCCACCTGGGGGAAGATCTTGTCGATAACGCAGCCCACGTAAAAGGCTACTTTGATGCCGGATTTTCCGGCAGGAGTATCCAGCTCCGGCACTATTTTGTGCAGGGGCTTGGATGCCAGGGTGTTGAAGTGACGATCGCCGATGATCGGTGCATTGAACCGGGCACAGCTTGAGCCAAGCATGTCATCCACTTTTTTGGTGAATAATCCTTGGAATTTAGCACCCATTCCGGTCAGAGCGTTGAACAACTTGGGGTTCTTGAGCATACCGCGGAAGATGGCCTTTTTCGCCGGGGACAGGCCGAAATAGCCGGTCATGATGGCGCGAGCCTTCAGGAAAATATCCATGACGGATACGCCGGACGGGCAGTTGGCCTGACAAGTGCCGCAGAGCAGACAACGATTGAGCTTCTCGTTGACGCCTTCCGGGTCTTCGAGCATCTCGTTCGCAAGCCCTTCCAGCAGAGCGAGCTTGCCGCGGGTGACATCGGTCTCACGACCGCTTTGGGCGAAGACCGGGCAAACAGCCTGGCACATGCCGCATTTCATGCAGCCGACCAGCTGGTCGTCCAGCTCCTTGAACATATGTGCGAGTTTGTTGATATCTGCCATGACCGCCCCCTTAGGACCTGGGACCGACAATCTTGTCGGGGTTGAGGATGCCCTTGGGGTCGAGGACGGACTTCATGCGACGAGCGTATTCCAGCGTGCCACGAGAAGTTTCCAACTCCAGATATTTGGATTTCGCCAAGCCGATACCATGTTCACCGGACAACGTTCCGCCCATGGAGAGGGCTTTGTCGAAGATCATGTCGATGCCCTTTTCCACGCGTTCCCATTCCTTCTTGTCACGTTTGTCGGTCAGGATGGTGGGATGCAGGTTTCCGTCTCCGGCGTGACCGAACGTACCGATGGTCAGGTCAAGCTTCTTGGAAATGTCTTCCAGAGCCTGAATCATTGCCGGAATCTTGGAGCGCGGTACAGTGGCGTCTTCCAGAACACACGTCGGCTTGAGCTTGGCCAGCGCGGGCAGAGCATCGCGGCGGGCCTGCCAGACTGCGTCGCGTTCAGCGGCGTCTTTGGCAACTTTGAGTTCAGTGGCCCCATTGGCCTTGCAGATTTTTTCGACCATGGCGGCTTCGTCTTCCACCTGTGCGGGGTGACCGTCTACTTCGATAAGCAACAGGGCTGCGGCGTCGACAGGCAGTCCTGCGCCACGGAAGTTCTCAACTGTGCGGATGGTGAAGTTGTCCATCATTTCGAGGGTTGCAGGAACGATCTTGTTGGCGATAATGGCGGCAACGGTTTCGGAAGCGGCCTTCATGGAGGGGAAGATCGCCATCATGGACTTTGCGGCTTTAACAGGCGGAATGAGTTTGAGAATGATCTTGTCGAATACACCCAAAGTACCTTCGGAAGCGACCATCAAACCAGCGAGATTATACCCGGTGACGCATTTGACAGTGCGGGAGCCGGATTTAATCAATTCGCCGTTCACGTCCCAAAAGTCTACGCCCATGACGTAGTCCTTGGTCACACCGTACTTGAGACCGCGAAGGCCACCGGCGTTCTCAGCAACGTTTCCGCCGAGGGTGGAGACGGTCTGGCTGCCCGGGTCCGGGGGATAGAACAGGCCGCGTTTGGCGACTTCTGCTGCGAATTTGGCAGTAACGACACCAGGCTCGACCACGGCGTACATGTCTTCTTCATTGATTTCGAGAATGCGGTTCAGACCATTGGTCAGGACCACGATACCGCCGGGATGCGGGATAGTTCCACCGGAAAGGTTGGTGCCGGCACCGCGAACGGTGAGAGGCAGGCCGTTGTCGTTGCACAATTTGGTGACGGCTCCAAGAGCTTCGCTCGTCTCGGGGCGGACCACCAATGCGGGCATGACAGAGTCAAGCACGGCGGCGTCATAGGAATAGGCGTGACGGTCAGTCTCGCTGGTCATAACGTTGTCGGCACCGGCTACGGCTTCGAACTCTTTGACAATGGCATCTTTGGTCATGATCGACTCCTAAAAATATTATATGCCCAGTGATGTCCAGGGCTTATTGTGTATGGTTGAGTGTTCTTACTATTAATGCGTTGCGTAACAAGGGAGGCGAGGGTGTCCTCGCCTCCCTGTGTACTCTACTTTAGAACAGGCCCGGCAGGAATACGAAGCTCATTAAAGAAGCAACGATACCGACAACCAGACCGTACAGCAGGAAGGGCCATACAGTCCGCTTCAGGATCTGGCCTTCCATGCCGGACAAGCCGACCACCGCGCACACAGCGACGATGTTGTGGATGCAGACCATGTTGCCCATGCCGCCACCGACAGCCTGAGCGGCTACGATGATCTGACGGGGCAGTTCAAGCTGGGTTGCAACGCCCCACTGGAATTCCGCAAACAGCAGGTCGGAAACTGTGTTGGAACCAGTGATGAAGG
The genomic region above belongs to uncultured Pseudodesulfovibrio sp. and contains:
- a CDS encoding (Fe-S)-binding protein: MADINKLAHMFKELDDQLVGCMKCGMCQAVCPVFAQSGRETDVTRGKLALLEGLANEMLEDPEGVNEKLNRCLLCGTCQANCPSGVSVMDIFLKARAIMTGYFGLSPAKKAIFRGMLKNPKLFNALTGMGAKFQGLFTKKVDDMLGSSCARFNAPIIGDRHFNTLASKPLHKIVPELDTPAGKSGIKVAFYVGCVIDKIFPQVGEAILKVLDHHGVGVFMPSGQACCGIPALSSGDTDTFDTLVGLNMKRLQSGEFDYLVTGCATCTATIKELWPHMYKGNSALKYDLAQLEKKTLDISQFLVDILGVESKEIKGGRGVTYHDPCHLKNSLGVTSQPRTIIQAAGCDFKEMAEAGTCCGCGGSFNIAHYDVSKRIGSHKADNILASGAQTAATSCPACMLQITDMLSQKHAKMDVKHVIELYAEGL
- a CDS encoding FAD-linked oxidase C-terminal domain-containing protein; translation: MTKDAIVKEFEAVAGADNVMTSETDRHAYSYDAAVLDSVMPALVVRPETSEALGAVTKLCNDNGLPLTVRGAGTNLSGGTIPHPGGIVVLTNGLNRILEINEEDMYAVVEPGVVTAKFAAEVAKRGLFYPPDPGSQTVSTLGGNVAENAGGLRGLKYGVTKDYVMGVDFWDVNGELIKSGSRTVKCVTGYNLAGLMVASEGTLGVFDKIILKLIPPVKAAKSMMAIFPSMKAASETVAAIIANKIVPATLEMMDNFTIRTVENFRGAGLPVDAAALLLIEVDGHPAQVEDEAAMVEKICKANGATELKVAKDAAERDAVWQARRDALPALAKLKPTCVLEDATVPRSKIPAMIQALEDISKKLDLTIGTFGHAGDGNLHPTILTDKRDKKEWERVEKGIDMIFDKALSMGGTLSGEHGIGLAKSKYLELETSRGTLEYARRMKSVLDPKGILNPDKIVGPRS